In a genomic window of Hyla sarda isolate aHylSar1 unplaced genomic scaffold, aHylSar1.hap1 scaffold_38, whole genome shotgun sequence:
- the LOC130332617 gene encoding histone H2B 1.1 — translation MPDPAKSAPAPKKGSKKAVTKTQKKDGKKRRKTRKESYAIYVYKVLKQVHPDTGISSKAMGIMNSFVNDIFERIAGEASRLAHYNKRSTITSREIQTAVRLLLPGELAKHAVSEGTKAVTKYTSAK, via the coding sequence ATGCCTGATCCCGCCAAGTCTGCACCAGCGCCCAAGAAAGGCTccaagaaagccgtgaccaagacTCAGAAGAAGGACGGCAAGAAGCGtaggaagaccaggaaggaaaGCTATGCCATCTACGTGTACAAGGTGCTCAAGCAGGTCCACCCTGACACCGGCATCTCCTCCAAGGCCATGGGCATCATGAACTCCTTTGTGAATGATATCTTCGAGCGCATAGCAGGGGAAGCCTCCCGCCTGGCTCACTACAACAAGCGCTCCACCATCACCTCCCGGGAGATCCAGACCGCCGTGCGCCTGCTGCTGCCTGGAGAGCTGGCCAAGCACGCCGTGTCCGAGGGCACCAAGGCCGTCACCAAGTACACCAGCGCCAAGTAA
- the LOC130332611 gene encoding histone H2A type 1: MSGRGKQGGKVRAKAKTRSSRAGLQFPVGRVHRLLRKGNYAERVGAGAPVYLAAVLEYLTAEILELAGNAARDNKKTRIIPRHLQLAVRNDEELNKLLGGVTIAQGGVLPNIQAVLLPKKTESSKAAKSK, translated from the coding sequence ATGTCTGGACGCGGCAAACAAGGAGGAAAGGTTCGGGCTAAGGCAAAGACCCGCTCATCCCGGGCAGGGCTCCAGTTCCCCGTCGGTCGTGTACATAGGCTTCTCCGCAAAGGGAACTACGCCGAGAGGGTTGGCGCCGGTGCTCCGGTCTACCTGGCCGCTGTGCTGGAGTATTTAACCGCTGAGATCCTGGAATTGGCCGGTAATGCCGCCCGGGACAACAAGAAGACCCGCAtcatcccccgtcacctgcagcttgccgtgcgcaatgacgaggagcTGAACAAGCTGCTGGGTGGGGTGACCATTGCCCAGGGAGGCGTCCTGCCCAACATCCAGGCCGTGCTGCTGCCCAAGAAGACCGAGAGCAGCAAAGCGGCCAAGAGCAAGTGA
- the LOC130332618 gene encoding histone H4, with translation MSGRGKGGKGLGKGGAKRHRKVLRDNIQGITKPAIRRLARRGGVKRISGLIYEETRGVLKVFLENVIRDAVTYTEHAKRKTVTAMDVVYALKRQGRTLYGFGG, from the coding sequence ATGTCAGGACGCGGCAAAGGAGGGAAAGGTCTCGGTAAGGGCGGAGCCAAGCGGCACAGGAAGGTGCTCCGGGATAACATCCAGGGCATCACCAAGCCTGCTATCCGCCGTCTAGCTCGCAGGGGAGGTGTGAAGCGCATCTCCGGCCTCATCTATGAAGAGACTCGCGGTGTCCTGAAGGTTTTCCTGGAGAACGTCATCCGTGACGCCGTCACCTACACCGAGCACGCCAAGAGGAAGACCGTCACCGCTATGGACGTGGTGTACGCCCTCAAGCGCCAGGGCCGCACTCTCTACGGCTTCGGAGGTTAA
- the LOC130332619 gene encoding histone H4: protein MSGRGKGGKGLGKGGAKRHRKVLRDNIQGITKPAIRRLARRGGVKRISGLIYEETRGVLKVFLENVIRDAVTYTEHAKRKTVTAMDVVYALKRQGRTLYGFGG, encoded by the coding sequence ATGTCAGGACGCGGCAAAGGAGGAAAAGGTCTCGGTAAGGGCGGAGCCAAGCGGCACAGGAAGGTGCTCCGGGATAACATCCAGGGTATCACTAAGCCTGCTATCCGCCGTCTAGCTCGCAGGGGAGGTGTGAAGCGTATTTCCGGCCTCATCTATGAAGAGACTCGCGGTGTCCTGAAGGTTTTCCTGGAGAACGTCATCCGTGACGCCGTCACCTACACCGAGCACGCCAAGAGGAAGACCGTCACCGCTATGGACGTGGTGTACGCCCTCAAGCGCCAGGGCCGCACTCTCTACGGCTTCGGAGGTTAA